Proteins encoded together in one Eublepharis macularius isolate TG4126 chromosome 2, MPM_Emac_v1.0, whole genome shotgun sequence window:
- the LOC129323599 gene encoding pneumococcal serine-rich repeat protein-like codes for MHLLQLLLLLLRLCLHLRLRLHLRLSLRLHLCLRLRLPSAFASESSFSSSSSSASASASASASWSASASASSSESPFASWSWSASASGSASSSASASVPASSSASASTSASVSSSASSSWFASASASSSSLWSASASASAPAPSSAPSVPAPAPAPAPASASASASASASASASASASASASAPAPFSVSASSSSSASASASSSAPASSSSSSSASASASASASASASASASASASASASWSASAFASASASASASASASASASASASASWSWSASASASASSSAPGSWSASASASASASASASASASASASSSVPAPSSASASSSASAPSSASAPSSAPSSAAASASASASASASSSSLWSSASASASASASASASASASWSASASASGSASASSSASPFASWSWSASGSASLSASASVPASSSASATASASVSSSAPSFAPAPASASVSSSASSSWSASASASSSSLWFSSASASAPAPSSAPAPSVSAPAPAPAPASASASASASASASVSASASASASAPAPFSVSASSSSSASASASSSAPASSSSSSSSSASVSASVSASASASASASLSASLSASASASASASASASASASASASASASASASASASWSWSWSWSAPSSASASSSASAPSSASASAPSSAPASASASASASASASASAPAPLSVSASSSSSASASASASSSAPASSSSSSSSSSSASASASASASSVSAPAPAPAPASASASASASASASVSASASASASAPAPFSVSASSSSSASASASSSAPASSSSSSSASVSASVSASASASASASLSASLSASASASASASASASASASASASASASASASASASWSWSWSWSAPSSASASSSASAPSSASASAPSSAPASASASASASASASASASASASASASSSSSSAPASSSSSSSSSSSASASASASASASASAELASASASASASASASAPAPFSGSASSSSSASASAFSSAPAPSPSASAPAPAPSSASASSSAPSSAPAPAPAPAPCSASASASASASASASASASASASASASASAPSASASASASASASASASSSVSASASASASASASASASASASASDSAPALSFAPAPASASDSESAFASESSFSSSSSSASASASASASASASASASASASASWFASASASPFASWSWSASASGSASSSSSASVPAPTSASASASASASASASSASASASASASASASASASSSVSASASASASASASASASASASASASAPALSFAPAPASASDSESAFASESSFSSSSSSAVCICVFICTFVCACACVCVCVFICFFVLVCVCVCVFVFIVVFICACACASCA; via the exons aTGCATCTGCTtcagcttctgcttctgcttctgcgcCTGTGCCTGCAcctgcgtctgcgcctgcacctGCGCCTGAGCCTGCGCCTGCACCTGTGCTTGCGTCTGCGTCTGCCT TCTGCATTTGCGTCTGAATCTTCGTTTTCGTCTtcatcttcgtctgcgtctgcgtctgcgtctgcgtctgcgtcttggtctgcgtctgcgtctgcatcttcgtCTGAGTCTCCGTTTGCCTCTTGGTCGtggtctgcgtctgcttctgggtctgcgtcttcgtctgcgtctgcgtctgtgcctgcgtcttcgtctgcgtctgcgtctacgTCTGCATCTGTGTCTTCATCTGCTTCTTCGTCTTGgtttgcgtctgcgtctgcgtcttcgtcttcattgtggtctgcatctgcgtctgcgtctgcgcctgcacctTCGTCTGCGCCT TCtgtgcctgcgcctgcgcctgcgcctgcgcctgcatctgcgtctgcttctgcatctgcgtctgcgtctgcgtctgcgtctgcgtctgcgtctgcgtctgcgtctgcgcctgcacctttttctgtgtctgcgtcatcgtcatcgtctgcgtctgcgtctgcttcttcATCTGCGCCtgcatcatcgtcatcgtcatcgtctgcgtctgcgtctgcgtctgcgtctgcgtctgcgtctgcgtctgcgtctgcgtctgcttctgcgtctgcgtctgcgtcttggtctgcgtctgcgtttgcgtctgcgtctgcgtctgcgtctgcgtctgcgtcagcgtcagcgtctgcgtctgcgtctgcgtctgcgtcttggtcttggtctgcgtctgcgtctgcgtctgcgtcttcgtctgcgcctgggtcttggtctgcgtctgcgtctgcgtctgcgtctgcgtctgcgtctgcatctgcgtctgcgtctgcgtctgcgtcttcctCTGTGCCTGcgccttcgtctgcgtctgcgtcatcgtctgcgtctgcaccttcgtctgcgtctgcgccttcGTCTGCGCCTTCGTCTGCagctgcgtctgcgtctgcgtctgcgtctgcgtctgcgtcttcgtcttcgttgtggtct tctgcgtctgcgtctgcgtctgcgtctgcgtctgcgtctgcgtctgcgtctgcgtcttggtctgcgtctgcgtctgcgtctgggtctgcgtctgcatcttcgtctgcgtctcCGTTTGCCTCTTGGTCGTGGTCTGCGTCTGGGTCTGCGTctttgtctgcgtctgcgtctgtgcctGCGTCTTCATCTGCGTCTGCGACAGCGTCTGCATCTGTGTCTTCATCTGCACCTTCgtttgcgcctgcgcctgcgtctgcgtctgtgtcttcaTCTGCTtcttcgtcttggtctgcgtctgcgtctgcgtcttcgtcttcatTGTGGTtttcatctgcgtctgcgtctgcgcctgcaccttcgtctgcgcctgcgcct TCTgtgtctgcgcctgcgcctgcgcctgcgcctgcatctgcgtctgcgtctgcatctgcgtctgcgtctgcgtctgtgtctgcgtctgcgtctgcgtctgcgtctgcgcctgcacctttttctgtgtctgcgtcatcgtcatcgtctgcgtctgcgtctgcttcttcATCTGCACctgcgtcatcgtcatcgtcatcgtcatcgtctgcgtctgtgtctgcgtctgtgtctgcgtctgcttctgcgtctgcgtctgcgtctttgtCTGCGTctttgtctgcgtctgcgtctgcgtctgcgtctgcgtctgcgtctgcgtctgcgtcagcttcagcgtctgcgtctgcgtctgcgtctgcgtctgcgtctgcgtctgcgtcttggtcttggtcttggtcttggtctgcgccttcgtctgcgtctgcgtcatcgtctgcgtctgcaccttcgtctgcgtctgcgtctgcgccttcATCTGcacctgcgtctgcgtctgcgtctgcgtctgcgtctgcgtctgcgtctgcgt ctgcgcctgcacctttgtctgtgtctgcgtcatcgtcatcgtctgcgtctgcgtctgcgtctgcttcttcgtctgcgcctgcgtcatcgtcatcgtcatcgtcatcgtcatcgtctgcatctgcatctgcgtctgcgtctgcgtct TCTgtgtctgcgcctgcgcctgcgcctgcgcctgcatctgcgtctgcgtctgcatctgcgtctgcgtctgcgtctgtgtctgcgtctgcgtctgcgtctgcgtctgcgcctgcacctttttctgtgtctgcgtcatcgtcatcgtctgcgtctgcgtctgcttcttcATCTGCACctgcgtcatcgtcatcgtcatcgtctgcgtctgtgtctgcgtctgtgtctgcgtctgcttctgcgtctgcgtctgcgtctttgtCTGCGTctttgtctgcgtctgcgtctgcgtctgcgtctgcgtcagcgtctgcgtcagcgtcagcgtctgcgtctgcgtctgcgtctgcgtctgcgtctgcgtctgcgtctgcgtcttggtcttggtcttggtcttggtctgcgccttcgtctgcgtctgcgtcatcgtctgcgtctgcaccttcgtctgcgtctgcgtctgcgccttcGTCTGcacctgcgtctgcgtctgcgtctgcgtctgcgtctgcgtctgcgtctgcgtctgcgtctgcgtctgcgtctgcgtctgcgtcttcgt cttcttcgtctgcgcctgcgtcatcgtcatcgtcatcgtcatcgtcatcgtctgcatctgcatctgcgtctgcgtctgcgtctgcgtctgcgtct GCTGAacttgcgtctgcgtctgcgtctgcgtctgcatctgcgtctgcgtctgcgcctgcacctTTTTCTGGGTctgcgtcatcgtcatcgtctgcgtctgcgtctgcttttTCTTCTGCGCCTGCGCCGTctccgtctgcgtctgcgcctgcgcctgcgccttcatctgcgtctgcgtcatcATCTGCACCTtcatctgcgcctgcgcctgcgcctgcgcctgcgccttgttctgcgtctgcgtctgcgtctgcgtctgcgtctgcgtctgcgtctgcgtctgcgtctgcgtctgcgtctgcgtctgcgtctgcgtctgctccT tctgcgtctgcgtctgcgtctgcgtctgcgtctgcgtctgcgtctgcgtcatcatctgtgtctgcgtctgcgtctgcgtctgcgtctgcgtctgcgtctgcgtctgcgtctgcgtctgcgtctgcgtctgactCTGCGCCTGCACTTTCgtttgcgcctgcgcctgcgtctgcgtctgatTCTGAGTCTGCATTTGCGTCTGAATCTTCGTTTTCGTCTtcatcttcgtctgcgtctgcgtctgcgtctgcgtctgcgtctgcgtctgcgtctgcgtctgcgtctgcgtctgcgtctgcgtcttggtttgcgtctgcgtctgcgtctccgtTTGCCTCTTGGTCGtggtctgcgtctgcttctgggtctgcgtcttcgtcttcgtctgcgtctgtgcCTGCGCctacgtctgcgtctgcgtctgcgtctgcgtctgcgtctgcgtctgcgtct tctgcgtctgcgtctgcgtctgcgtctgcgtctgcgtctgcgtctgcgtctgcgtcatcatctgtgtctgcgtctgcgtctgcgtctgcgtctgcgtctgcgtctgcgtctgcgtctgcgtctgcgtctgcgtctgcgtctgctccTGCACTTTCgtttgcgcctgcgcctgcgtctgcgtctgatTCTGAGTCTGCATTTGCGTCTGAATCTTCGTTTTCGTCTtcatcttcgtctgc CGTCTGCATCTGTGTCTTCATCTGCACCTTCgtttgcgcctgcgcctgcgtctgcgtctgtgtcttcaTCTGCTtcttcgtcttggtctgcgtctgcgtctgcgtcttcgtcttcatTGTGGTTTtcatctgcgcctgcgcctgcgcct